From Rhodococcus sp. B7740, one genomic window encodes:
- a CDS encoding lipase family protein produces MTNPIASAAPGSGSSTGSTVESDFYVPPSPLPAGSPGDVIRSEPSHLALSVPGIGGPLPGAATRIMYRSTDSNDAANAVTGTYIDPAAPWTGPGPRPLVVLAPGTQGQGDQCAPSKMLNNVITYTPPLGFMVEYEVLAAYSLLSQGYGVVITDYEGLGTPGAHTYVNRASEAHAVLDAARAAQNLQGTKISADGPVAAYGYSQGGGAAAAAAEIAGEYAPEIDLVGTYAGAPPADLKATLEQVDGTILTGVIGYTLNGLLNSDPGLQPIVDENINDAGKAMLNLVANQCVGETILNVGLHRTNEYTKTGEPLSVVLDRLPIAADILAKNKIGERTPNAPVLIQSGTSDDIVPHGQAVGLAGDWCGKGATVQLSAAQVPAIVPGSGAGHLIPDLLGLGEAQNWIKDRFYGVPAPSNC; encoded by the coding sequence ATGACCAATCCGATTGCATCTGCAGCCCCGGGCTCCGGATCGTCGACGGGTTCCACCGTCGAATCGGACTTCTACGTACCGCCGAGCCCGCTGCCCGCAGGCTCCCCGGGTGACGTGATCCGGTCCGAGCCGTCGCATCTCGCTCTGTCGGTCCCCGGAATCGGTGGCCCTCTGCCCGGCGCGGCAACGCGAATCATGTACCGCAGCACCGACTCCAACGATGCGGCCAATGCCGTCACGGGCACCTACATCGATCCTGCCGCACCGTGGACCGGGCCGGGCCCGCGTCCGCTCGTCGTCCTCGCTCCAGGAACCCAGGGCCAGGGCGATCAGTGCGCGCCATCGAAGATGCTCAACAACGTCATCACCTACACCCCGCCGCTCGGCTTCATGGTCGAGTACGAGGTACTCGCCGCATACTCCCTGCTGTCGCAGGGATACGGCGTCGTCATCACCGACTACGAAGGCCTCGGCACTCCCGGTGCGCACACCTACGTCAACCGCGCCTCGGAAGCGCACGCTGTGCTCGACGCCGCCCGCGCAGCGCAGAACCTGCAGGGCACCAAGATCTCCGCGGACGGTCCGGTCGCGGCGTACGGCTACTCGCAGGGCGGCGGAGCAGCGGCTGCTGCCGCGGAGATCGCCGGAGAGTACGCACCGGAGATCGACCTCGTCGGCACCTATGCGGGCGCACCCCCGGCGGATCTGAAGGCGACCCTCGAGCAGGTCGACGGCACCATCCTGACCGGCGTGATCGGCTACACCCTCAACGGTCTGCTCAATTCCGATCCCGGTCTGCAGCCGATCGTCGATGAGAACATCAACGACGCAGGCAAGGCCATGCTGAACCTGGTCGCGAATCAGTGTGTGGGAGAAACGATTCTGAACGTCGGGCTGCACCGTACCAACGAGTACACCAAGACCGGCGAGCCGCTCTCGGTTGTACTGGACCGGCTGCCCATCGCCGCAGACATCCTGGCCAAGAACAAGATCGGTGAACGCACGCCCAACGCTCCGGTGCTGATCCAGTCCGGTACGTCCGACGACATCGTGCCTCACGGACAGGCCGTCGGGCTGGCCGGTGACTGGTGCGGCAAGGGTGCCACCGTGCAGCTGAGTGCCGCGCAGGTACCCGCAATCGTGCCGGGTTCCGGTGCCGGACACCTGATTCCGGACCTCCTCGGTCTCGGCGAGGCGCAGAACTGGATCAAGGATCGGTTCTACGGAGTGCCCGCTCCGTCCAACTGCTGA
- a CDS encoding YnfA family protein yields MSIVKSVMLFGVAAVFEIGGAWLVWQGVREHRGWLWAGAGVIALGAYGFVATLQPDANFGRILAAYGGVFVAGSLLWAMVADGFRPDRWDIAGSSIALIGVAVIMYGPR; encoded by the coding sequence ATGAGCATTGTGAAGTCGGTCATGCTGTTCGGGGTTGCGGCCGTGTTCGAGATCGGCGGGGCGTGGCTGGTGTGGCAGGGGGTCCGCGAACATCGCGGATGGCTCTGGGCGGGAGCGGGCGTGATCGCCCTCGGTGCCTACGGTTTCGTGGCGACGCTGCAGCCCGACGCCAATTTCGGTCGGATCCTGGCGGCATACGGCGGTGTGTTCGTTGCGGGATCACTGCTGTGGGCGATGGTGGCCGACGGCTTTCGACCCGATCGCTGGGACATCGCCGGGTCGTCGATCGCACTGATCGGTGTGGCGGTGATCATGTACGGCCCGCGCTGA
- the phoU gene encoding phosphate signaling complex protein PhoU codes for MRDSYTETLDSLASNLSEMSRIAEKAMVDATRALLTADIVMAEQTIEYREEIDTLAAEWEHGAFGFLALQAPVAHDLRRVVSGINIVADLQRMGGLAVHVAELARRRHPAHVLPPEVEGVFEEMGRVAVAQAAATQRVLETRDAELAADLRIQDEEMDALHRSLFMLTSAPDWPHGVPAAVDITLLGRFYERYSDHTVEVAKRVIFLVTGDRPTDES; via the coding sequence ATGCGGGACAGTTACACGGAGACGCTCGATTCCTTGGCGTCGAACCTGTCCGAAATGTCGAGAATCGCCGAAAAGGCAATGGTCGACGCCACCCGTGCACTGCTGACCGCCGATATCGTCATGGCCGAGCAGACCATCGAATACCGCGAGGAGATCGATACCCTCGCCGCCGAGTGGGAGCACGGAGCATTCGGCTTCCTGGCCCTGCAGGCACCGGTCGCCCACGATCTACGACGCGTCGTCTCCGGGATCAACATCGTCGCCGACCTACAGCGGATGGGCGGGCTCGCCGTCCACGTCGCAGAGCTGGCTCGCCGCCGCCATCCCGCGCACGTACTTCCGCCCGAGGTCGAGGGAGTGTTCGAGGAGATGGGCCGGGTTGCCGTCGCCCAGGCAGCGGCCACCCAACGCGTGCTGGAAACCCGAGACGCCGAACTCGCAGCCGACCTCCGGATTCAGGACGAGGAGATGGACGCGCTGCACCGCAGCCTGTTCATGCTGACCTCCGCACCCGATTGGCCGCACGGTGTGCCGGCCGCAGTGGACATCACGCTGCTCGGACGCTTCTACGAGCGATACTCGGACCACACTGTCGAGGTCGCCAAACGCGTCATCTTCCTGGTGACCGGCGATCGCCCCACCGATGAGTCATAG
- a CDS encoding transglutaminase-like domain-containing protein, with amino-acid sequence MKRDVSAYLDVDVTEASTLEFQIAIAPHPGTDVWEALSFTLDGQPIEAQEISGAHGTRIHKIHADVGKLEASYSATIYGNTEPAPVSDYDLSLYLRPSRYSEADKFFGFAATEFGSYPPSEKLLAEVSSWVGARLSYVPGSSDPIDGAVDTLLAGAGVCRDYTHLVVALLRAVNVPARLVAVYAPGCDPMDFHAVAEAFVEGQWRVVDATCLAPRSTLVRIATGRDASDTAFLDNHGGSIILNSAVVGAVVDGPLPFDDITQLVSIT; translated from the coding sequence ATGAAACGTGACGTCTCTGCGTACCTCGATGTCGACGTGACCGAGGCCAGCACCCTCGAGTTCCAGATCGCAATCGCACCTCATCCGGGAACCGATGTGTGGGAAGCACTCTCGTTCACACTTGACGGTCAACCGATCGAGGCGCAGGAGATCAGCGGCGCTCACGGCACCCGCATCCACAAGATCCACGCCGACGTCGGCAAGCTCGAGGCGTCGTATTCGGCAACCATCTACGGCAACACCGAGCCTGCTCCGGTCTCCGACTACGACCTCTCGCTCTACCTGCGGCCGAGTCGATACTCCGAAGCGGACAAGTTCTTCGGTTTCGCGGCAACGGAATTCGGTTCCTACCCGCCGTCGGAGAAGCTGCTCGCGGAGGTCTCGTCCTGGGTCGGTGCCCGTCTGAGCTACGTCCCGGGCAGCAGCGACCCCATCGACGGCGCGGTCGACACCCTCCTCGCCGGAGCCGGAGTCTGCCGCGACTACACCCACCTCGTGGTGGCCCTGCTGCGTGCGGTCAACGTCCCCGCTCGCCTGGTCGCGGTGTACGCACCGGGCTGCGATCCCATGGACTTCCACGCGGTCGCCGAAGCATTCGTCGAAGGCCAATGGCGAGTGGTGGACGCGACGTGCCTCGCACCGCGATCGACCCTGGTGCGCATCGCCACCGGACGCGACGCATCCGACACTGCCTTCCTCGACAACCACGGTGGATCGATCATCCTCAACAGCGCCGTCGTCGGAGCCGTCGTCGACGGACCATTGCCCTTCGACGACATCACCCAACTGGTGTCGATCACCTGA
- a CDS encoding helix-turn-helix transcriptional regulator, with translation MARTLIGRDAELAALEQVVADAARGAPAAVVVSGDAGVGKTRLLAELRRNAEARGTRVLVGRCLDLGEVGIPYLAFTELFGPLPHTTRSELFDAALVALTAAGTDRPALLIVEDAHWADTSTRELMTFLLSRLAKTHVSLVISYRSDDLHRKHPLRQSLSEWTRLSYVRRVGLTPLDVESSYRLLDSLPAATHVASRDAIVERSGGNPFFIEELVSAGQRPGSSIPPGLAELLLVRLDALSPEAKSVAETMAVGGPRVAHEVLAEVTGLDDDRLEDVIREIVDARLVETTDFYYVFRHALLADAIYDDVLPGRRARLHASFVDTLTEHRHRGAAADLARHAGLAHDLPKAFGAHVDAGREAMTLAAPAEAMAHLAAALELRQPQWEPTETALVLEYASASTAAGQDQRALSVVRAELERGGDALTIPERLDLLHAEAASALAIEREDAALAAVEHALIIAASEEFASWRVHLTGLGARITEALGREDQSLAWAEESVRIAESLGDPGLSADARITLARLHRRHNDPAASRTLLIRTAALARQSGDIGNLLRSKFNLGMVEFDDGDFVSAQESFEEAVEIARSAGRQWTPYGVGARVQLANVRYYSGDWALALTDLARIESDAAPLGSAEQLCAGFQIRAAIGDEELASDIERVRPFESQDGFITILTSTAVAYTALCNGRFGEVITSLEAAVATVGAQWHNPWFGGRIRLSVLAMEAARRGSTVIGTQAALEIGSRLHADIERTASSSPSYGWESTAWILRGEAELGHLRLNCGYGHAASVVAAWRAAVDAFAIQPFERARALQSLSEALEAAGDRSAAAHAADQAIAIYDRLGVTVRLGDARRPLGTDLLTRREWDVLELLGEGYTNKQIAERLVISVKTVSVHVSNVLTKLGARNRTEAARFAKG, from the coding sequence GTGGCTCGCACTCTGATCGGACGGGATGCCGAACTCGCGGCGCTCGAACAGGTCGTCGCCGACGCTGCCCGCGGTGCACCTGCCGCGGTCGTCGTGTCCGGTGACGCCGGTGTCGGCAAAACGCGGCTGCTGGCAGAACTGCGGCGCAATGCGGAAGCACGCGGAACTCGGGTACTGGTCGGGCGGTGCTTGGACCTCGGTGAGGTCGGTATTCCGTACCTCGCGTTCACCGAATTGTTCGGTCCACTCCCGCACACCACCCGGTCCGAACTGTTCGATGCTGCCCTCGTCGCACTGACTGCAGCTGGGACCGACCGCCCGGCGCTCCTCATCGTCGAGGATGCGCACTGGGCGGACACCTCCACCCGTGAGCTCATGACATTCCTGCTGTCGAGACTCGCGAAAACGCATGTGTCCTTGGTGATCTCGTATCGTAGCGACGATCTGCATCGCAAACACCCACTCCGGCAGTCGCTCTCCGAGTGGACACGTCTGAGCTACGTCCGTCGAGTCGGCTTGACGCCTCTCGATGTCGAATCGTCGTATCGCCTCCTCGATTCGCTTCCGGCAGCGACGCATGTGGCATCCCGGGACGCCATCGTGGAGCGATCGGGCGGCAATCCATTTTTCATCGAAGAACTCGTCTCTGCCGGCCAGCGTCCCGGATCGTCGATACCGCCGGGCCTTGCCGAGCTACTGCTGGTCCGGCTCGACGCCTTGTCGCCCGAGGCGAAGTCGGTAGCCGAAACGATGGCGGTGGGTGGCCCCCGCGTCGCGCACGAGGTTCTGGCTGAGGTCACCGGTCTTGACGACGACCGGCTCGAAGACGTGATCCGCGAAATCGTCGACGCCCGGCTCGTGGAGACCACCGACTTCTATTACGTCTTCCGGCACGCGCTCCTGGCCGACGCCATCTACGACGACGTCCTGCCCGGCCGTCGTGCGAGGTTGCACGCTTCTTTCGTCGATACGCTCACCGAACACCGGCATCGTGGTGCCGCCGCGGACCTGGCTCGACACGCAGGATTGGCCCACGATCTGCCGAAGGCGTTCGGAGCCCACGTCGACGCGGGCCGCGAGGCGATGACGCTGGCTGCTCCCGCTGAGGCCATGGCTCACCTCGCCGCCGCACTGGAACTGCGACAGCCGCAATGGGAGCCGACGGAAACGGCGCTGGTGCTGGAATACGCGTCGGCGTCGACGGCGGCAGGGCAAGACCAGCGGGCGCTCTCGGTCGTCCGAGCCGAACTGGAACGGGGTGGGGATGCGCTGACGATCCCCGAGCGACTCGACTTGTTGCATGCCGAGGCGGCATCGGCTCTGGCGATCGAACGAGAGGATGCGGCCCTGGCGGCCGTCGAGCACGCTTTGATCATCGCGGCCTCGGAGGAATTCGCTTCATGGAGAGTGCACTTGACCGGTCTCGGTGCTCGGATAACCGAGGCGTTGGGCCGGGAGGATCAGTCGCTCGCCTGGGCCGAGGAGTCCGTACGTATCGCAGAATCCCTCGGCGACCCGGGGCTGTCGGCAGATGCACGAATCACCCTGGCGCGCTTACACAGACGCCACAACGACCCCGCGGCGTCGCGCACGCTCCTCATACGCACCGCTGCGCTCGCACGGCAAAGCGGTGACATCGGGAATCTGTTGCGCAGCAAGTTCAATCTCGGGATGGTCGAATTCGATGACGGAGATTTCGTATCGGCTCAGGAGTCGTTCGAGGAGGCCGTCGAGATCGCCCGATCCGCCGGCCGCCAATGGACACCCTACGGCGTCGGGGCGCGTGTCCAGTTGGCGAACGTGCGGTACTACTCGGGTGATTGGGCCCTGGCCCTTACCGACCTGGCTCGGATCGAATCGGACGCAGCACCTTTGGGTTCGGCCGAGCAGCTGTGTGCAGGGTTTCAGATTCGCGCCGCAATCGGGGACGAGGAACTCGCGTCCGACATCGAACGTGTTCGACCCTTCGAATCTCAGGATGGTTTCATCACCATTCTGACGAGCACAGCTGTTGCCTATACAGCGTTGTGCAACGGGCGGTTCGGCGAAGTGATCACATCCCTCGAAGCCGCTGTCGCCACCGTGGGCGCGCAATGGCACAACCCATGGTTCGGGGGACGCATCCGATTGTCGGTACTGGCGATGGAAGCGGCGCGCCGCGGGTCGACCGTCATCGGAACCCAGGCCGCACTGGAGATCGGATCACGACTGCACGCCGACATCGAACGCACCGCGAGTTCCAGCCCGTCCTACGGTTGGGAGTCGACTGCGTGGATACTGCGGGGCGAGGCCGAGTTGGGTCACCTGCGTCTCAACTGCGGATACGGGCATGCTGCCTCGGTAGTGGCGGCATGGCGTGCGGCCGTGGACGCGTTCGCAATTCAGCCGTTCGAGCGTGCCCGTGCCCTGCAGTCGCTCTCCGAAGCCCTCGAGGCGGCCGGGGACCGGTCGGCAGCCGCACACGCGGCCGATCAGGCCATCGCGATCTACGACCGACTCGGGGTCACCGTGAGACTCGGCGATGCGCGTCGTCCCCTGGGCACCGACCTGTTGACTCGTCGCGAGTGGGACGTTCTCGAACTCCTCGGCGAGGGATACACCAACAAACAGATCGCCGAGCGGCTCGTGATCAGCGTCAAGACCGTCAGCGTGCACGTGTCGAACGTGCTGACCAAACTCGGAGCCCGGAACCGCACGGAAGCAGCGCGCTTCGCGAAAGGGTGA
- a CDS encoding HhH-GPD-type base excision DNA repair protein, which produces MSRTLHLVGDPEADALLAEDPFALLIGMLLDQQVPMESAFAGPKKLVDRLGDLKVDTVADADPEEFAALCAQTPAVHRFPGSMAKRIQGLAAFLVENYDGKPQEIWTRDDPNGAEVLKRLKALPGYGDQKARIFLALLGKQMGVTPDGWRKAAGPYGDDGARRSIADVVDEKSLLEVREFKKAAKAAAKNK; this is translated from the coding sequence ATGTCTCGCACACTGCACCTCGTCGGCGATCCCGAGGCCGATGCACTGCTCGCCGAGGATCCGTTCGCGCTGTTGATCGGCATGTTGCTCGATCAACAGGTACCGATGGAGTCGGCGTTCGCAGGCCCCAAGAAGCTCGTCGACCGTCTCGGCGACCTGAAAGTCGACACCGTCGCCGACGCCGATCCCGAGGAATTCGCGGCCCTGTGCGCGCAGACCCCGGCCGTCCATCGGTTCCCGGGTTCGATGGCCAAGCGCATCCAAGGGCTGGCGGCGTTCCTGGTCGAGAACTACGACGGAAAGCCGCAGGAGATCTGGACTCGCGACGATCCCAACGGTGCCGAAGTGCTGAAACGACTCAAGGCCCTCCCTGGCTACGGCGATCAGAAGGCCCGCATCTTTCTCGCGCTGCTCGGTAAGCAGATGGGCGTCACGCCCGACGGCTGGCGCAAGGCCGCCGGACCGTACGGTGACGACGGAGCGCGTCGATCCATCGCCGACGTGGTGGACGAGAAGTCGTTGCTCGAGGTGCGCGAGTTCAAGAAGGCGGCGAAAGCGGCAGCCAAGAACAAATAA
- a CDS encoding helicase-associated domain-containing protein: MTDSIGTYEGWLASLDEDALTDLLHRRPDVATDPPPRSFGLLAQLLGAPSRVSMLPRRLDSGALALLELFALMGDLSRAEIGHWASEGSINETPHIDAALATLTAHGLIWPNSSLGAGTVEYSPVDLSGVFSHPFGLARRQRKLFLHCAVEQDRAAVLALLGIDPALDRVARADSVATAMTPERIRELFDGGPEEMREMLSRFVDGKPVSLIFDVPPTAGAAAFERGLLYRLDGHRVEMPLEVSIALRGERWRLPIELTPPTFDTRVLSHDDVRRTRSIALLQFCEHTQALLTAIDADGLTTMKTGGISAKGIRSLTSRLGFADEHDTALMLMLAREAGLLAERGKTGIALTSAYETWSTSTRAEQAATLLTAWWSSPFTPTHRVPRASQKTVPVLKKMLDDPAAADLRATALTALLRYEDADTPATVLHGSEDFARDLDWHIPVVSTSAGPGHVHALWLEAGRLGILADGAPTDLCRTLTEFPAGRDGDPREIRAALTAQLQDMAGWVPFSVRLLPDSTAVVTGPPSTEVASILGAAAQPESRDVASVWRFTPATIRGFFDTGGTGEELIDALTAMADTEVPQALDYTIRDCWRSYGALAVRRIPCAIVSEDVVLLTNIETDESLAVLQFQRLAPTVLVSSATPIDTIAVLRRHGYSPVRHADTGQLQLDSAPRIRAGETRETHRAVHPPRHRREPRELARLLLAGGDGAVDEARVRSALDSHSRLLPRELDLLTDAAARGTPVSIDYQNSRGAIVRHAISDALQDGHWLHALSESTGSRESFAIMNIRAVSTGPQ, from the coding sequence ATGACCGACAGTATCGGGACGTACGAGGGCTGGCTGGCGTCTCTCGACGAGGACGCGCTGACCGATCTGCTGCACCGTCGGCCGGACGTGGCGACCGACCCACCACCGCGCTCGTTCGGCTTGCTCGCGCAGTTGCTCGGAGCCCCGTCTCGGGTGTCGATGCTGCCGCGTCGACTCGACAGCGGTGCGCTCGCTCTCCTCGAATTGTTCGCGCTGATGGGCGATCTGAGCCGCGCGGAGATCGGGCACTGGGCGAGTGAGGGGTCGATCAACGAGACACCACACATCGATGCAGCTCTGGCCACACTGACGGCCCACGGGTTGATCTGGCCGAATTCCTCACTCGGCGCAGGCACCGTCGAATACTCACCCGTCGACCTGTCCGGGGTGTTCTCGCATCCGTTCGGACTGGCCCGCAGGCAGCGAAAGCTGTTCCTGCACTGCGCAGTCGAGCAGGACAGGGCGGCTGTGCTTGCGCTCCTCGGTATCGACCCGGCGCTCGATCGAGTGGCGCGCGCGGACTCCGTTGCCACTGCCATGACGCCCGAACGTATCCGCGAACTGTTCGACGGCGGGCCGGAGGAGATGCGAGAGATGTTGTCTCGCTTCGTCGATGGCAAGCCGGTGTCACTGATCTTCGATGTTCCTCCGACTGCAGGCGCGGCCGCATTCGAGCGGGGATTGTTGTATCGACTCGACGGGCATCGCGTCGAGATGCCGTTGGAGGTGAGCATCGCCCTGCGAGGGGAGCGGTGGCGTCTGCCCATCGAGCTCACGCCGCCGACATTCGACACCCGAGTGCTCTCGCACGACGACGTGCGGCGCACACGTTCGATCGCCCTGCTGCAGTTCTGCGAACACACGCAGGCGTTGCTGACGGCCATCGACGCCGACGGCCTGACGACGATGAAGACCGGTGGCATCAGTGCCAAGGGGATTCGGTCGCTGACGAGCAGGCTGGGATTCGCCGACGAACACGACACCGCGTTGATGCTGATGCTGGCACGCGAAGCCGGACTGCTGGCCGAACGCGGGAAGACCGGAATCGCGTTGACCTCGGCGTACGAGACGTGGTCCACGAGCACGCGGGCCGAACAGGCGGCCACATTGCTGACCGCGTGGTGGAGTTCACCCTTCACTCCCACCCACCGAGTGCCCCGTGCGTCGCAGAAGACCGTTCCCGTCCTCAAGAAGATGCTCGACGACCCGGCCGCAGCGGACCTGCGTGCGACGGCGCTGACGGCTCTGCTGCGATACGAGGACGCCGACACGCCGGCGACGGTCCTGCATGGTTCGGAGGATTTTGCCCGAGACCTGGACTGGCACATCCCGGTCGTCTCGACCAGCGCCGGGCCCGGTCACGTGCACGCGCTGTGGCTCGAGGCCGGTCGACTCGGGATACTGGCCGACGGTGCGCCGACCGATCTGTGCCGCACCCTCACCGAGTTCCCTGCGGGTCGAGACGGCGACCCTCGCGAGATCCGCGCGGCTCTGACAGCACAGTTGCAGGACATGGCCGGGTGGGTTCCGTTCTCCGTTCGGCTGTTGCCCGATTCCACGGCGGTGGTGACCGGACCACCCAGTACCGAGGTGGCGTCGATACTCGGCGCGGCCGCGCAGCCCGAGTCGAGGGACGTCGCATCGGTCTGGCGTTTCACCCCGGCGACCATCCGGGGTTTCTTCGACACCGGCGGCACCGGCGAGGAGTTGATCGATGCGTTGACCGCGATGGCCGACACCGAGGTCCCTCAGGCACTGGACTACACGATCCGAGACTGCTGGCGCAGCTACGGCGCACTGGCCGTGAGGAGGATCCCGTGCGCGATCGTCTCCGAGGACGTCGTGCTGCTGACGAACATCGAGACCGACGAGTCACTGGCCGTGCTGCAGTTCCAGCGCCTCGCTCCCACCGTCCTGGTCAGTTCGGCCACGCCCATCGACACCATCGCCGTGCTTCGCAGGCACGGATACTCCCCGGTGCGGCACGCCGACACCGGGCAACTCCAACTCGACAGCGCGCCTCGAATCCGCGCGGGGGAGACTCGGGAGACCCATCGTGCCGTCCACCCGCCACGGCACCGCCGCGAACCACGCGAGCTCGCGCGGCTCCTGCTTGCCGGCGGCGACGGAGCCGTCGACGAGGCACGAGTGCGGTCTGCACTCGATTCACACAGCCGGTTGCTGCCGCGTGAGCTGGATCTGTTGACCGACGCCGCAGCGCGCGGCACACCCGTCTCCATCGACTACCAGAACTCCAGAGGAGCCATCGTTCGGCACGCGATCTCGGATGCGCTGCAGGACGGCCACTGGCTGCACGCGCTCTCGGAATCGACCGGCAGCCGCGAGAGCTTCGCCATCATGAACATCAGAGCGGTGTCCACCGGTCCACAATGA
- a CDS encoding acetyl-CoA C-acetyltransferase: MTTEAFIYEAIRTPRGKGKNGSLHSVKPISLVTGLIDELRRRFPDMDENRISDLILGVVSPVGDQGADIARTAVLAAKMPDTVGGFQLNRFCASGLEAVNLAAQKVRSGWDELVIAGGVESMSRVPMGSDGGAWAMDPVTNYDTYFAPQGIGADLIATIEGFSREDVDAYAVQSQERAAAAWSGGYFAKSVVPVTDQNGLLILDQDEHMRPGSTVESLGKLNPAFTGIAAMGGFDDVALQKYHWVEKIDHVHTGGNSSGIVDGAALVLVGSEQAGKDLNLVPRARIVATATSGADTTIMLTGPTPASKKVLATAGLTVDDIDLFELNEAFASVVLRFQKDLNIPNEKLNVNGGAIAMGHPLGATGAMITGTVLDELERRGGRYALITLCIGGGMGVATIIERV; this comes from the coding sequence GTGACTACAGAGGCATTCATTTACGAGGCCATCAGGACTCCCCGAGGCAAGGGAAAGAACGGCTCCCTGCATTCGGTGAAGCCGATTTCCCTGGTGACCGGTCTGATCGACGAGCTTCGTCGACGGTTCCCCGACATGGACGAGAACCGGATCTCCGACCTCATCCTCGGCGTGGTCTCACCCGTCGGAGATCAGGGTGCCGATATTGCGCGCACGGCGGTGCTCGCAGCGAAGATGCCCGACACCGTCGGCGGCTTCCAGCTCAACCGCTTCTGCGCGTCCGGTCTCGAGGCCGTCAACCTGGCTGCACAGAAGGTGCGCTCGGGCTGGGACGAGCTCGTCATCGCCGGTGGCGTCGAGTCGATGTCGCGTGTGCCGATGGGCAGTGACGGCGGCGCGTGGGCCATGGACCCCGTCACCAACTACGACACCTATTTCGCCCCGCAGGGCATCGGTGCCGACCTCATCGCGACGATCGAGGGGTTCAGCCGCGAGGACGTCGACGCATATGCAGTCCAGTCGCAGGAGCGCGCCGCCGCAGCGTGGTCGGGCGGCTACTTCGCCAAGTCCGTGGTTCCGGTCACCGACCAGAACGGCCTGCTCATCCTCGATCAGGACGAGCACATGCGTCCGGGTAGCACCGTGGAATCGCTCGGCAAGCTGAACCCGGCCTTCACCGGTATCGCGGCCATGGGCGGATTCGACGATGTGGCGCTGCAGAAGTACCACTGGGTCGAGAAGATCGATCACGTGCACACCGGCGGAAACAGCTCCGGCATCGTCGACGGCGCAGCACTCGTCCTCGTCGGCAGCGAGCAGGCCGGTAAGGATCTGAACCTGGTTCCGAGGGCGCGCATCGTCGCGACCGCCACCAGTGGTGCCGATACGACCATCATGCTGACCGGGCCCACCCCGGCGTCGAAGAAGGTTCTCGCGACCGCGGGCCTGACCGTCGACGACATCGATCTCTTCGAGCTCAACGAGGCGTTCGCCTCCGTGGTGCTGCGCTTCCAGAAGGATCTGAACATCCCGAACGAGAAGCTCAACGTCAACGGTGGTGCCATCGCCATGGGCCACCCGCTGGGAGCGACCGGAGCGATGATCACCGGCACCGTGCTGGACGAGCTCGAGCGCCGCGGCGGCCGGTACGCCTTGATCACCCTGTGCATCGGCGGCGGCATGGGCGTCGCCACCATCATCGAGCGAGTCTGA